Proteins encoded in a region of the Candidatus Bathyarchaeota archaeon genome:
- a CDS encoding NAD(P)H-dependent oxidoreductase subunit E: MIKDDKRRLMLEKVLRENNYQESALLEILHRAQEIYGYLDKDLLMDISGSLNLPPSLVYGVATFYSFFKLRKPGEHIVTGCMGTACYVKGVDEIMRAIEEEFHLKRGGSTADGRLSLLQTRCIGACAMAPNVVVDDVVIGKATKEAVIAKIRQVLEEQKTEAV, from the coding sequence TTGATTAAAGACGACAAGCGACGCCTCATGCTTGAAAAGGTTCTACGGGAAAACAATTACCAAGAGAGCGCTCTGCTTGAGATTCTTCACCGGGCCCAGGAAATCTACGGCTACCTCGACAAAGACCTCCTCATGGACATATCCGGCTCGCTTAATCTGCCGCCTAGCCTCGTCTATGGCGTCGCCACCTTCTACAGCTTCTTTAAACTCCGTAAACCCGGCGAGCACATCGTCACGGGCTGCATGGGCACGGCCTGCTACGTTAAAGGCGTAGACGAAATCATGCGGGCCATCGAAGAAGAGTTCCATCTTAAACGGGGCGGCTCAACCGCGGATGGGCGGCTCTCGCTGCTTCAGACCCGCTGCATAGGTGCCTGCGCCATGGCGCCCAACGTTGTCGTTGACGACGTAGTCATCGGCAAAGCCACCAAAGAGGCGGTTATAGCAAAAATAAGACAGGTGCTGGAGGAACAGAAAACTGAAGCTGTCTGA